From Salvia splendens isolate huo1 chromosome 16, SspV2, whole genome shotgun sequence, a single genomic window includes:
- the LOC121771071 gene encoding bZIP transcription factor 11-like — protein MASPISGTSSGSNSDPNNKLQSEMRKRKRMLSNRESARRSRMRKQKLLDDLTAQANHLRAENNHMLSNINVVTHLYLNMESENSILRAQMAELNHRLHALNEITSCLSSSQGLLPAAAGFVEDDEGDFDDLLNPWSLIHVNHPIMASADAFLY, from the coding sequence ATGGCTTCCCCAATCAGCGGCACTTCTTCCGGCTCAAACTCCGATCCTAACAACAAGCTGCAGTCGGAGATGCGGAAACGGAAGAGAATGCTGTCCAATCGAGAATCCGCGAGGCGATCGCGGATGAGGAAACAGAAGCTTCTGGACGATCTGACGGCTCAGGCGAACCATCTGAGGGCGGAGAACAATCATATGCTATCAAACATCAATGTGGTGACGCATCTCTACTTGAATATGGAGTCGGAGAATTCGATTCTCCGGGCTCAGATGGCGGAGCTGAATCACAGGCTCCATGCCTTGAATGAGATCACCAGCTGCTTGAGCTCGAGCCAGGGATTGTTGCCGGCTGCTGCTGGATTTGTTGAAGATGATGAAGGAGATTTTGATGATTTGTTGAATCCATGGAGTTTGATCCATGTTAATCACCCAATCATGGCTTCTGCTGATGCTTTCTTGTATTAG
- the LOC121772464 gene encoding uncharacterized protein LOC121772464 — translation MSPPSSAATPSVAPDAADSSCWQFAWEAQSHASILRLLLFKANTKPSAQCRDLKLSFHPQKSLLTVSFRGCEGQTETSVRVPVPRVLIDPESPLNFRVFDDHIEVKLVLLLPVNHPLVSNFDSILNVEENNDELLTLSVDSDLRKLFCMEEVHFYCRYCSSKLTKGLRCFREMPSVNWREVADNWFGNCCCTFGGVSEKLVAEYAKSYTSVPGLCLLNSTSVALSTDDILGWKFPDMQSRQTFEPDVNPQSHDCLDTASLNEVCKKVPGNCCGNNSAGFLGIQSITEVQFPEDKLSTDEENETLKNAVDSDSLISTFSALQIEENKRLMNEETQNCHISCCTSHISETSSKVQMNGESVELLENQKLFLDGYLGNGFMIRTSELSKNFRWNKYLCPQCSCLLGAYPCFDDNLPVDGGIRLFKCYISTCMSSTGSGNAFANYSLERMFSSQLLENAEDELSFRTIVRDIETKLPLLQIVVLNPNSWGCAGSLHSAELTDKLVLQPVSRVLFTASGHGIDSMTLDEWMRKNQADEIYMFSSQICELTQVLELANGLSPPSCRSLQGLLLSSLAR, via the exons ATGTCGCCACCGTCTTCCGCCGCTACACCGTCGGTTGCCCCCGATGCCGCCGACTCTAGCTGCTGGCAGTTTGCATGGGAAGCTCAGTCTCACGCGTCTATACTCCGGCTACTCCTATTCAAAGCAAACACAAAGCCCTCAGCTCAGTGCAGAGACCTAAAACTCAGCTTTCACCCCCAAAAATCACTGCTTACGGTGTCGTTTCGGGGATGCGAAGGCCAAACAGAGACCTCGGTTAGGGTTCCGGTGCCGCGTGTCTTAATCGACCCGGAATCTCCGCTCAATTTCAGGGTTTTCGATGATCACATTGAGGTTAAGCTCGTTTTGTTACTTCCGGTCAATCACCCCCTTGTTTCTAACTTCGATTCAATCCTCAACGTCGAGGAAAACAATGATGAGCTTCTTACACTTTCTGTGGATTCTG ACTTAAGGAAGCTGTTTTGTATGGAGGAAGTGCATTTCTACTGCAGATATTGCTCTTCTAAGTTAACGAAGGGTCTCAG ATGTTTCAGGGAAATGCCTTCAGTTAACTGGAGAGAAGTTGCTGATAATTGGTTTGGAAACTGTTGCTGCACATTTGGAGGTGTAAGTGAGAAGCTGGTTGCAGAATATGCAAAATCATATACGTCTGTCCCAGGTCTGTGCCTTTTGAATTCAACATCTGTTGCTTTGAGCACAGATGATATTTTAGGGTGGAAGTTCCCTGATATGCAAAGCAGGCAAACTTTTGAGCCTGATGTGAATCCTCAAAGCCATGACTGTTTAGACACAGCTTCACTAAATGAGGTTTGCAAGAAAGTACCAGGAAATTGTTGCGGAAATAACAGTGCTGGGTTTCTGGGTATACAAAGCATCACAGAAGTCCAGTTCCCTGAAGATAAACTCTCAACAGATGAGGAAAATGAGACTCTGAAGAATGCAGTTGATAGTGATAGTTTAATATCCACCTTTTCTGCTTTACAGATTGAAGAAAACAAAAGATTAATGAATGAAGAAACTCAAAATTGTCATATTAGTTGTTGTACTTCACATATTTCAGAAACCTCTTCTAAGGTGCAAATGAATGGAGAAAGTGTTGAACTTCTTGAAAACCAGAAATTGTTTCTGGATGGTTATCTGGGGAATGGTTTCATGATTCGAACTTCTGAGCTTTCAAAAAATTTCCGCTGGAACAAATATTTATGCCCACAATGCTCCTGTTTGCTTGGAGCATATCCTTGTTTTGATGATAATCTACCGGTAGATGGTGGAATTCGCCTATTCAAATGCTATATTTCAACTTGCATGTCTTCCACTGGATCAGGCAATGCATTTGC GAATTACTCCCTGGAGAGAATGTTTTCCAGTCAGTTGCTCGAAAATGCAGAAGATGAACTATCGTTCAGGACAATAGTTAGAGACATTGAAACAAAATTGCCTTTGTTGCAAATTGTTGTCCTGAATCCTAATTCATGGGGCTGTGCTGGAAGTTTGCACTCTGCAGAACTAACTGATAAGTTGGTTTTGCAGCCTGTAAGTAGAGTGCTGTTTACTGCCTCTGGTCATGGCATTGATTCAAT GACTTTGGACGAGTGGATGAGAAAGAATCAAGCGGATGAAATTTACATGTTCTCGTCTCAAATATGCGAACTAACACAAGTGTTGGAGCTTGCCAATGGCCTATCCCCACCATCATGTAGATCACTGCAGGGCTTGCTTCTATCATCCCTAGCGAGATAA